From the Fibrobacter sp. UWB11 genome, one window contains:
- a CDS encoding helix-turn-helix domain-containing protein, whose product MSEITYSKKNDEIECVRYKDWTKSYLSHTHTDHLTVGYIEEGSVCLVMNGVAEIYSAGDKFQIPPDVLHEIKAIDGQSYSMVVMCIKVDESECAVDYENAVARLNELRKSILEKPENVYLIEQMAHDSCISPFHMIREFKKAFGLTPHQFQMQCKVRKAQKLLAERSASEVTYDAGFYDQSHMDRCFKKLVGLSPKEYKRAVKPASNNA is encoded by the coding sequence ATGTCTGAGATTACGTACAGCAAAAAGAATGATGAAATTGAATGTGTCCGTTACAAGGATTGGACCAAGTCGTATCTGTCGCATACGCATACGGATCATTTGACGGTTGGCTACATCGAAGAAGGATCGGTTTGCTTGGTGATGAACGGGGTTGCGGAAATTTACAGTGCCGGCGATAAGTTCCAGATTCCGCCAGATGTTTTGCACGAAATTAAGGCAATCGATGGGCAAAGCTATTCGATGGTGGTGATGTGCATAAAAGTCGATGAATCGGAATGCGCGGTCGATTATGAAAATGCTGTTGCTCGCTTGAATGAGTTGCGAAAAAGTATTCTCGAAAAGCCCGAGAATGTCTATTTGATTGAACAGATGGCGCATGATTCTTGCATCAGCCCGTTCCACATGATTCGTGAATTCAAGAAAGCATTCGGGCTTACGCCGCACCAGTTCCAGATGCAATGCAAAGTTCGCAAGGCGCAAAAACTGCTTGCCGAAAGAAGCGCGTCCGAAGTGACTTACGATGCCGGATTTTACGACCAAAGTCACATGGACCGTTGCTTTAAAAAATTAGTTGGGCTCTCGCCTAAAGAATATAAGCGGGCAGTGAAACCTGCATCAAATAATGCCTAA